A DNA window from Novosphingobium sp. RL4 contains the following coding sequences:
- a CDS encoding phytanoyl-CoA dioxygenase family protein codes for MSTDLAPAMAQHLSPMIAADLKAHGYAVLRGIIDPNIVDALDRDLAPAFETTPFCNGEFYGPRTKRFGRVLLRSPLAERFVRHEAILSAVHHILSPWCDTIQLNLTQGLALHPGAPAQFPHRDQDMWRGVTGEIEYLVNVMWPFTTYHKENGTTLVWPRSHGAAALQANPPQDPVAIDMQPGDALLFLGSPLHGAGTNRSEMVRRGMIVSYCLGWLKPYENQWLAYPPAIARRFSPELAALVGYTQHRPNLGNYEGLCPSVLLGQHPADLPGATDALRPDQEEALAEWSADQGRST; via the coding sequence ATGTCCACTGACCTCGCCCCCGCGATGGCGCAGCACCTCTCGCCGATGATAGCAGCTGACCTCAAGGCGCATGGCTATGCCGTGCTGCGGGGCATTATCGATCCCAACATAGTGGATGCGCTCGACCGGGATCTCGCTCCGGCATTCGAGACCACGCCATTCTGCAACGGCGAGTTCTACGGGCCGAGGACCAAGCGGTTCGGCAGGGTCCTGCTGCGCTCGCCGCTCGCCGAGCGTTTCGTTCGCCATGAGGCCATCCTCAGCGCCGTTCACCACATCCTGTCCCCCTGGTGCGATACTATCCAGCTCAACCTCACGCAGGGCCTCGCGCTCCACCCCGGCGCGCCTGCACAGTTTCCGCACCGCGATCAGGACATGTGGCGCGGCGTCACCGGCGAAATCGAATACCTCGTCAACGTCATGTGGCCGTTCACGACCTACCACAAAGAAAACGGCACCACCCTCGTCTGGCCCCGCAGCCACGGCGCCGCCGCACTTCAGGCAAACCCGCCGCAAGATCCCGTGGCGATCGACATGCAGCCCGGCGACGCCCTGCTGTTTCTGGGCTCGCCGCTGCACGGCGCCGGGACAAATCGCAGCGAGATGGTCCGCCGCGGCATGATCGTGAGCTACTGCCTGGGTTGGCTCAAACCCTACGAAAACCAGTGGCTTGCCTATCCGCCCGCGATAGCCCGGCGCTTCTCGCCCGAACTGGCGGCGCTTGTCGGCTACACCCAGCACCGGCCCAATCTCGGAAACTACGAGGGCCTGTGCCCCTCGGTTCTGCTCGGCCAGCACCCCGCTGATCTCCCTGGCGCGACCGATGCGCTGCGGCCGGATCAAGAGGAGGCCCTTGCGGAGTGGTCGGCAGATCAGGGCCGATCGACATGA
- a CDS encoding acyl-homoserine-lactone synthase produces MIHDISQLPNAMEHSVLRSMFEARKRVFIDLLGWDVPSLAGRYELDQFDTPDAKYIVLADSKPLHRASARLLPTEAPHLLDSLFPWLCENGVPRGPHCQEISRFCLDPRLSSAERRAVRDELVHALVEHALANGITHYTGIAEEAWLKQILVFGWRCRPLGPIWRSGTTRLGALIIEIDEETQGLLERGGVSPIKAAKEIAHVH; encoded by the coding sequence GTGATCCACGACATTTCCCAATTACCAAACGCGATGGAGCATTCCGTCCTGCGAAGCATGTTCGAGGCGCGCAAGCGCGTCTTCATTGATCTCCTTGGGTGGGATGTTCCATCTCTCGCAGGACGGTACGAACTGGATCAATTCGATACACCGGATGCGAAGTATATTGTTCTTGCTGACAGCAAGCCGCTGCATCGTGCCTCGGCGCGCCTGCTTCCCACCGAGGCGCCGCACTTGCTCGATTCCCTGTTCCCCTGGCTTTGCGAAAACGGCGTACCCCGAGGTCCGCATTGCCAGGAGATATCGCGCTTCTGCCTCGACCCGAGGCTCTCCAGCGCAGAGCGCCGAGCCGTCCGTGACGAACTCGTCCACGCGCTTGTCGAACATGCGCTGGCCAACGGAATCACCCACTACACCGGGATCGCCGAGGAGGCGTGGCTCAAGCAGATCCTGGTCTTCGGCTGGCGGTGCCGGCCGCTCGGCCCGATCTGGCGTTCGGGCACGACTCGCCTCGGCGCCCTGATCATTGAAATCGACGAGGAGACCCAGGGCCTCCTCGAACGCGGCGGTGTCTCGCCAATCAAGGCCGCCAAGGAGATTGCACATGTCCACTGA
- a CDS encoding LuxR family transcriptional regulator: MHIFDTFSAFMRSANDAANLFDLNQVLAHTAHELGYDYFALTHHVDWRCRVPGAVRLHNYPEAWVQFFDSSGLGGADPVQRASERAGFGFRWHRIGDFIPVSDQDRHIFKMAEEHGIGDGFTVPFHLPGEHMGSCSFAVKPGRTMVAPNLLLAQLIGLYAFDVARRFLDPQVFLMLPRAPLLTNREAEIARLVAAGKSNKEAGKILGISPHTARQHVSESFGKLGVHDRAALTYRALRSGEISYAQVPI, translated from the coding sequence ATGCATATTTTCGACACGTTCAGCGCCTTCATGCGCTCTGCAAACGACGCCGCAAATCTTTTCGACCTCAATCAGGTGCTGGCCCATACGGCCCACGAACTGGGCTATGACTACTTCGCACTTACCCATCATGTCGATTGGCGCTGCCGAGTGCCGGGAGCCGTGCGCCTGCACAATTATCCCGAGGCGTGGGTCCAGTTCTTCGATTCCAGCGGCCTTGGAGGGGCCGATCCGGTCCAGCGCGCAAGCGAGCGTGCCGGTTTCGGGTTCCGATGGCACCGGATCGGCGATTTCATTCCCGTCAGCGACCAGGATCGCCATATCTTCAAGATGGCTGAGGAGCATGGGATCGGCGATGGCTTCACCGTTCCGTTCCACCTGCCCGGCGAACACATGGGATCCTGCTCGTTTGCCGTAAAACCGGGCCGGACCATGGTGGCTCCCAATCTCCTCCTGGCCCAATTGATCGGGCTCTATGCCTTCGATGTCGCGCGGCGATTCCTCGATCCGCAGGTATTCCTGATGTTGCCGCGTGCACCGCTTCTCACCAACCGCGAAGCCGAGATCGCGAGGCTCGTGGCAGCAGGCAAAAGCAACAAGGAAGCCGGCAAGATACTCGGGATCAGTCCGCACACGGCAAGGCAGCATGTCAGCGAAAGTTTTGGAAAGCTGGGTGTCCATGACCGGGCCGCTCTCACCTATCGCGCATTGCGCAGTGGAGAGATCAGTTACGCCCAAGTACCCATCTAA
- a CDS encoding transcriptional regulator domain-containing protein yields the protein MGEWRDAAFYEDLQGIDRAGLMWEWLRRDTDYIEWYRCAGQATKGHDAEAALRWGLHFRGRSMHAGAGGAAHLAC from the coding sequence ATGGGCGAGTGGCGCGACGCAGCTTTCTACGAGGACTTACAAGGCATCGATCGTGCCGGGCTGATGTGGGAATGGCTGCGCCGCGATACCGATTACATCGAATGGTATCGGTGCGCGGGCCAAGCGACCAAGGGGCATGATGCGGAGGCCGCGCTGCGGTGGGGGCTCCACTTTCGCGGAAGATCCATGCACGCCGGCGCCGGCGGCGCGGCTCATCTGGCATGCTGA
- a CDS encoding DNA -binding domain-containing protein, with protein MVQSRDGYEHAVLSDGTRRIRLDVTSGTLRSGPVVLRFELEGMASLGAKLLPLRRLEALSRGGRFVVALFPGDPRMKHLLEILRVHDALQGRASQREIAQVVFGFVAHESGGEGAADAVRSRVRRRIRLARQFARGTYRQLLNGGDR; from the coding sequence GTGGTCCAGAGCAGAGATGGTTACGAGCATGCCGTGCTGAGCGACGGCACGCGCCGGATCCGGCTCGACGTCACTTCGGGAACGCTGCGCAGCGGGCCGGTCGTCCTGCGCTTCGAACTGGAGGGCATGGCATCGCTTGGAGCCAAACTCCTGCCGCTGCGCCGGTTGGAAGCGCTTTCCAGGGGCGGGAGGTTCGTCGTTGCGCTCTTTCCGGGAGATCCGAGGATGAAGCACTTGCTGGAGATCCTGCGTGTCCATGACGCGCTTCAGGGGCGGGCCAGTCAACGCGAGATTGCGCAGGTCGTTTTCGGGTTCGTGGCCCACGAGAGTGGCGGGGAGGGTGCCGCCGATGCAGTTCGCTCCCGCGTCAGGCGCCGAATTCGCCTCGCCCGTCAGTTTGCGCGAGGGACCTATCGCCAATTGTTGAATGGCGGAGACCGGTAG
- a CDS encoding MucR family transcriptional regulator, with protein MIQEELLQLTSDIVSAHAGNNPVSVDALPQLIEAVYGSLSSLGKEPEPSEAQQKRNPAVSIRASVKADAIACLECGAKQKTLKRHLTAQHNLTPEEYRARWKLPADYPMISADYAAKRAALAIEIGLGSKGGRKKKAPVPAQAKPAAGKPASAKASDPIGAQGDEVPAAPKAKRAAGTKSTGKSTGKTPSKRKTKAG; from the coding sequence GTGATCCAAGAAGAACTTCTCCAACTTACTTCCGACATCGTTTCCGCGCATGCCGGCAACAACCCGGTCTCCGTCGATGCGCTTCCGCAGCTGATTGAAGCGGTCTACGGTTCGCTTTCATCGCTTGGGAAAGAGCCGGAACCTTCCGAGGCGCAGCAAAAGCGCAATCCTGCGGTTTCGATCCGCGCTTCGGTCAAGGCCGACGCGATCGCTTGTCTTGAGTGCGGCGCGAAGCAGAAGACGCTGAAACGTCACCTCACCGCCCAGCACAATCTTACTCCCGAAGAATACCGGGCTCGCTGGAAACTGCCTGCCGACTATCCGATGATATCGGCGGACTACGCGGCAAAACGAGCAGCACTGGCCATCGAGATTGGCCTTGGCAGCAAGGGCGGCCGCAAGAAGAAGGCACCGGTGCCTGCTCAAGCAAAACCCGCTGCCGGCAAGCCCGCCTCGGCGAAGGCTTCCGATCCGATCGGCGCGCAGGGGGATGAAGTGCCTGCAGCCCCCAAGGCCAAGCGCGCAGCGGGGACCAAGAGCACTGGCAAAAGCACGGGCAAGACCCCGAGCAAGCGCAAAACCAAGGCTGGCTGA
- a CDS encoding DUF1971 domain-containing protein: MSDPEPYKKTPIFDAETLPDAIRKAHSTKAGVWGLLRVLQGSVDLVFHSPHAVREVTPNNPAQINPEDVHHVEVGGPMQMQVEFYREPPLTV; this comes from the coding sequence ATGAGCGATCCGGAACCGTACAAGAAGACGCCGATATTCGACGCCGAAACCCTCCCCGACGCCATCCGGAAAGCCCACAGCACCAAGGCCGGAGTATGGGGTCTTCTGCGCGTGCTACAGGGAAGCGTGGACCTGGTTTTCCACTCGCCGCACGCGGTGCGTGAGGTCACGCCGAACAATCCCGCACAGATCAACCCCGAAGACGTCCATCACGTGGAAGTGGGCGGGCCGATGCAGATGCAGGTCGAGTTCTACCGCGAGCCGCCACTCACAGTCTGA
- a CDS encoding DUF7079 family protein translates to MRDSCFDDRLPVWTALSGLFLDTELSLSDIVRIADVLTASPYDIDTLERILLGELLPVFGPNLLSIAGEWQPWDEIEVGRIMKKAAARGKLRSRIAILFAMPAKRAVLSEWNRLLPLLERGAEKSGKLEAGGA, encoded by the coding sequence ATGCGGGATAGTTGTTTCGATGACCGGCTCCCCGTGTGGACGGCGCTCAGCGGCCTGTTTCTCGATACCGAACTTTCGCTTTCCGACATCGTGCGGATCGCGGATGTACTGACAGCGTCACCCTATGACATCGATACGCTGGAACGCATTCTGCTCGGCGAACTCCTCCCTGTATTCGGCCCCAATCTCCTGTCCATCGCGGGGGAATGGCAGCCTTGGGACGAAATCGAGGTTGGCCGGATCATGAAGAAGGCTGCGGCGCGAGGGAAACTGAGGAGCCGGATCGCGATCCTGTTTGCCATGCCGGCGAAAAGGGCTGTCCTGTCCGAATGGAACCGCCTGTTACCGCTCCTGGAACGGGGTGCCGAAAAGTCTGGAAAGCTCGAAGCAGGGGGAGCGTGA
- a CDS encoding DUF2958 domain-containing protein, with translation MTLLSRSIRSMLNANFEHCMENPKFDPLPLVRLFNPMGRAVWLVTELYADDDSLFGLADLGFGSPELGISSLREIEAIRLPMGLTIERDIAFSTRHRLSVWTEAARLAGSIPDAALLLDRLSREDPDAIRLTRR, from the coding sequence GTGACTCTCCTGTCCCGCTCCATCCGCTCGATGTTGAATGCCAATTTCGAGCATTGCATGGAAAACCCCAAGTTCGATCCGCTGCCGCTGGTCCGCCTGTTCAATCCGATGGGGCGTGCTGTCTGGCTGGTCACCGAGCTCTATGCCGATGACGATTCGCTATTCGGGCTGGCCGATCTTGGCTTTGGCAGTCCGGAACTCGGCATCTCCTCGCTTCGGGAAATCGAGGCGATCCGTCTGCCGATGGGGCTCACAATCGAGCGCGACATCGCGTTTTCGACCCGGCACCGGCTTTCTGTCTGGACCGAGGCGGCGCGGCTGGCGGGATCGATACCCGATGCGGCACTGCTGCTGGATCGTCTCTCCCGCGAAGACCCGGACGCCATTCGCCTGACGCGGCGATGA
- a CDS encoding ParB/RepB/Spo0J family partition protein, translating to MKLEFIALSNLAVSKSNMRYARKAPDISDILPTVRARGVIQPVLVRPCGGAQEGGADESAPRYEIVAGCRRFHAALAVAAERLAACTEAGEPDPEAAMLPCAILDDADDASAIEASLIENIARLEPDEVSRWTCFTRLVKEGRSVEDIGLTFGLPDLAVKRILALGNLLPRIRELYRAEEIDAATVRHLTLASKSQQKAWLGLMDDPDAYAPRGHQLKSFLFGGQSVPTGHALFDVEASGLVTVADLFGEQAYFVDGQAFWTAQNAAIDAKRAEFLEAGWADAVILPPETHFHSWEHEKTAKRKGGRVYLDVRGNGEVVIHEGYLSGKEAARLAKAEAAGEGASFSVNADRPELTSVTQTYIDLHRHAAVRAAMIDRPAIALRLMVAHAIAGSSLWRIVPEPQTAKSDAVKASVHDSWAEAVFDERRRAVLALLELPDDEPALIGGNGYGMRGSGRELCRLFARLVELPDTTVMEVLTLVMGEGLAAGSAAVEVVGTEIGVDMAKWWEADDAFLDTLRDREVLLAMVCEVAGKLVAEANAGEKAKTLRTIIRSHLAGADGRTKREGWVPRWMAFPPSAYTQRGGVGTVAAHARAFASPESEDDEPQQAEGCDGEGGESAEGGLRPDPDCEAAAEPDGEGDRLAA from the coding sequence ATGAAACTCGAATTCATCGCCTTGAGCAACCTTGCCGTCAGCAAATCGAATATGCGTTATGCTCGAAAGGCCCCCGATATCTCGGACATTCTGCCGACCGTCCGGGCACGCGGGGTGATCCAGCCGGTTCTCGTGCGGCCATGCGGCGGAGCCCAAGAAGGTGGGGCTGACGAAAGCGCACCGCGTTACGAGATCGTTGCCGGATGCCGCCGCTTTCATGCGGCGCTAGCCGTCGCTGCCGAGCGGCTGGCCGCGTGCACCGAGGCAGGCGAGCCCGATCCCGAGGCGGCCATGCTGCCGTGTGCCATTCTGGACGACGCCGACGATGCCAGCGCCATCGAAGCCTCGCTGATCGAGAACATCGCCCGGCTCGAACCGGACGAGGTTTCGCGCTGGACCTGTTTTACCCGGCTGGTGAAGGAGGGACGCTCGGTGGAAGATATCGGCCTGACCTTCGGCCTGCCGGACCTCGCCGTGAAGCGCATCCTGGCCCTTGGCAATCTCCTGCCGCGCATCCGCGAACTCTACCGTGCCGAGGAAATCGACGCGGCTACCGTCCGCCACCTGACCCTTGCATCCAAGAGCCAGCAGAAGGCGTGGCTTGGCCTCATGGACGATCCCGATGCCTACGCGCCGCGCGGGCATCAGCTCAAATCGTTTCTATTCGGCGGGCAGTCAGTACCGACCGGTCACGCCCTGTTCGATGTCGAGGCGAGCGGCCTTGTGACGGTCGCGGACCTGTTCGGAGAGCAAGCCTATTTCGTGGATGGGCAGGCGTTCTGGACGGCCCAGAACGCGGCCATCGATGCGAAGCGGGCCGAGTTCCTCGAGGCGGGTTGGGCGGACGCGGTCATCCTCCCTCCCGAAACCCATTTTCATTCGTGGGAGCATGAGAAGACCGCCAAGCGCAAGGGCGGGCGGGTCTATCTCGACGTGCGCGGCAATGGTGAAGTCGTGATCCACGAGGGCTACCTATCCGGCAAGGAGGCGGCGCGGCTCGCCAAGGCGGAAGCGGCTGGAGAAGGGGCGTCGTTTTCGGTGAACGCGGACCGGCCCGAACTGACTTCGGTGACCCAGACCTATATCGATCTGCACCGTCACGCCGCAGTTCGCGCCGCCATGATCGATCGGCCCGCTATCGCGCTGCGGCTCATGGTCGCGCATGCCATTGCCGGTTCGTCCCTCTGGCGGATCGTGCCTGAGCCCCAGACTGCCAAGAGCGATGCCGTCAAGGCCAGCGTCCATGACAGCTGGGCCGAGGCCGTGTTTGACGAGCGGCGGCGCGCGGTTCTGGCGCTGCTGGAGCTGCCCGACGACGAACCCGCCTTGATCGGTGGGAACGGCTACGGGATGCGCGGGTCAGGCCGGGAGCTGTGCCGATTGTTCGCCCGACTCGTCGAACTTCCCGATACCACGGTGATGGAGGTGCTGACCCTCGTCATGGGCGAAGGGCTGGCGGCGGGAAGTGCTGCGGTTGAAGTCGTCGGCACCGAAATCGGCGTGGACATGGCCAAGTGGTGGGAGGCGGACGATGCCTTCCTCGATACGCTGCGCGACCGCGAAGTCCTGCTCGCGATGGTGTGCGAGGTGGCCGGAAAACTCGTCGCGGAGGCCAACGCGGGCGAGAAGGCGAAGACCTTGCGGACGATAATCCGCAGCCATCTTGCAGGGGCTGACGGCCGAACCAAGCGCGAGGGTTGGGTTCCGCGCTGGATGGCATTCCCGCCTTCCGCTTACACGCAGCGCGGCGGCGTCGGGACGGTGGCGGCGCACGCGCGGGCGTTTGCCAGCCCCGAGAGCGAGGACGACGAGCCGCAGCAGGCCGAAGGCTGTGATGGCGAGGGCGGCGAATCGGCTGAAGGTGGCTTGAGGCCGGACCCTGATTGCGAGGCCGCAGCGGAGCCGGACGGCGAGGGCGATAGGCTGGCGGCCTGA
- a CDS encoding DUF736 domain-containing protein — MPAIGYVTREGRSFKGQLRTLSIRAEIEIAPNPRKTSDTHPDYRVTSSGVEVGAGWLRRSEASGNDYVSLTLAAPEFGPRRLYANLGRAAGQDDEDSFAIIWNPAD; from the coding sequence ATGCCCGCAATCGGATATGTCACCCGCGAAGGCCGCAGCTTCAAGGGCCAGCTTCGCACCCTCTCAATCCGCGCCGAAATCGAGATCGCGCCCAACCCCCGCAAGACGTCCGACACCCATCCGGATTACCGGGTCACCTCCAGCGGCGTCGAGGTCGGCGCAGGCTGGCTCCGTCGCAGCGAAGCGTCCGGCAACGATTACGTGTCACTCACTCTCGCGGCCCCAGAATTCGGACCCCGGCGCCTCTATGCGAACCTGGGCCGCGCCGCCGGCCAGGACGACGAGGACAGCTTCGCTATCATCTGGAATCCCGCCGACTGA